The Psychroflexus sp. ALD_RP9 region TTTATTCCTACATAAGATAAAGGTTCTCTTGCTGCCTTAACAAATGGAGGAACATCTTTCCTTACTAAAGAACCACCTGTAACAAAAGCATGGCGACCAATACTACAAAACTGCTGTACTGCTGCCATACCCGCCAATATAGCATAATCACCAACGGTAATATGGCCAGCTAATGTGGAATTGTTTGAAAAAACGCAGTTATTACCAACTATACAGTCATGCGCTATGTGGCAATAAGCCATGATCCAACAATTTTTACCGATTTTAGTTTTCATTCGGTCTGAAGTACCACGATTGATAGTTACACATTCTCTTATGGTTGTATTATCACCAATTTCAGTAGTTGTATCTTCGTTATCAAACTTTTTATCTTGTGGAATGGCAGAAATTACTGCTCCAGGAAAAATACTTACATTTTTACCAATGCGAGCACCTTCCATAATAGTGACGTTAGATCCTATCCAGGATCCTTCGCCTATTTCAACATTACTATGAATAGTTGTAAAAGGCTCAATAACCACATTTTTTGCAATTTTTGCTCCTGGATGTACGTATGCTAAGGGTTGATTCATAAACTTTATTTTGCTTTAACAATTTGTGCCATCAACTCGGCTTCACAAGCTAATTTACCGTTAGTGTAAGCATAAGCTTGCATGTGGCAAATACCGCGTCTAATTGGTGTAATTAATTCTAATTTAAAAATTAAAGTATCACCAGGCACAACTTGTTGTTTAAATTTCACATTATTAATTTTCATGAAATAAGTTAAATAATTTTCAGGATCAGGGACCGAACTTAAAGCTAAAATACCGCCAGTTTGTGCCATTGCCTCGACTTGAAGAACACCTGGCATTACTGGTTTGCCTGGAAAATGTCCTACAAAGAAGGGTTCATTCATTGTGACATTTTTAGATCCAATCACAGTAGATTCGGTTAATTCATAAATTTTATCGACCAATAAAAACGGTGGTCGATGTGGTAACTTATTCATGATTTCTGTAACGTCGTAAAGTGGCTTTTCATTTAAATCAATTTGGGGCACTTTATTACGTTTTTCAGACTTGATAATTTTAGCTAATTTCTTGGCAAACTGAGTATTGATACCATGACCAGGTTTGTTGGCTATAACTTTACCTCTAATATATGTACCAACTAAGGCTAAATCTCCTAAAACGTCAAGCAGTTTGTGACGAGCTGCTTCATTAGGATGATGCAGTGTTAAGTTATCTAAGATACCGTTTGGTTTAACTTTAATATCATCTTTACCAAAGGCAACTTTTAGCTTATCCATAGTTTCTTGAGACAATTCTTTATCTACATAAACAATAGCATTGTTAAGGTCTCCACCTTTAATTAAGCCATGCTCAAGTAATGCTT contains the following coding sequences:
- the lpxA gene encoding acyl-ACP--UDP-N-acetylglucosamine O-acyltransferase, whose product is MNQPLAYVHPGAKIAKNVVIEPFTTIHSNVEIGEGSWIGSNVTIMEGARIGKNVSIFPGAVISAIPQDKKFDNEDTTTEIGDNTTIRECVTINRGTSDRMKTKIGKNCWIMAYCHIAHDCIVGNNCVFSNNSTLAGHITVGDYAILAGMAAVQQFCSIGRHAFVTGGSLVRKDVPPFVKAAREPLSYVGINSVGLRRRGYETDKIREIQNIYRILYQKNYNNSQALSILEAEMEATPERDEIIQFVKDSQRGIMKGYFSN
- a CDS encoding bifunctional UDP-3-O-[3-hydroxymyristoyl] N-acetylglucosamine deacetylase/3-hydroxyacyl-ACP dehydratase, producing the protein MSLNPKKQTTIANEVQLKGVGLHTGQEVTLNFKPAEANSGYAFKRIDLEGHPIIPADANYVTDTKRGTTLEKNGVLIQTSEHVLAACVGLEIDNIIIELNASEPPIMDGSSKFFVEALEQAEIVELDADRDEFIVKDVISFSDEETGSEILVMPANEYQVTTMVDFETKVLGTQNASLKSLKDFKEKISCSRTFSFLHELEALLEHGLIKGGDLNNAIVYVDKELSQETMDKLKVAFGKDDIKVKPNGILDNLTLHHPNEAARHKLLDVLGDLALVGTYIRGKVIANKPGHGINTQFAKKLAKIIKSEKRNKVPQIDLNEKPLYDVTEIMNKLPHRPPFLLVDKIYELTESTVIGSKNVTMNEPFFVGHFPGKPVMPGVLQVEAMAQTGGILALSSVPDPENYLTYFMKINNVKFKQQVVPGDTLIFKLELITPIRRGICHMQAYAYTNGKLACEAELMAQIVKAK